One stretch of Zootoca vivipara chromosome 8, rZooViv1.1, whole genome shotgun sequence DNA includes these proteins:
- the IRX2 gene encoding iroquois-class homeodomain protein IRX-2 isoform X2 codes for MSYPQGYLYQPPGSLALYSCPAYGASALAAPRSEELARSSSGSAFSPYPGSAAFTAQAAATGFSSPLQYSTDPATGFPSYMGSPYDAHATGMSGAISYHPYGSPAYPYQLNDPAYRKNATRDATATLKAWLQEHRKNPYPTKGEKIMLAIITKMTLTQVSTWFANARRRLKKENKMTWAPRNKSEDEDEDLDAGGGIRSKEEAPSDKGRDSNETSAEDEGISLQVDSLTDHSCSAESDGEKAPCGAGDPLCESGSECKDKYEEIDEDEDDVEEEEDDEEEDDDEEEAADRGLPAKPVTSSPLTGVEAPLLGHPHAEDSARNANKAALDARMAPTAASQTTLASKPKLWSLAEIATSDLKHPQHPQHHHHHPHHPHNLGQSCQPSVPPSSTPHNAAYSPSSLLGRHIYYTSPFYSNYTNYGNFNALQGQGILRYNSAAVASSEGLSQTVLSSGGGGGSSAHKQGSENSLKTIASHLEQHYKPSNPDSKKDPTEVCTVGIQPYL; via the exons ATGTCCTACCCTCAGGGCTACCTCTACCAGCCCCCGGGCTCGCTGGCGCTCTACTCGTGCCCGGCTTACGGGGCGTCGGCGCTGGCGGCGCCCCGGAGCGAAGAGCTGGCCAGGTCGTCTTCGGGCTCGGCGTTCAGCCCTTACCCCGGATCCGCCGCCTTCACCGCCCAAGCGGCAGCCACCGGCTTCAGCAGCCCGCTccagtactccacagacccggcCACGGGATTCCCCTCCTACATG GGCTCCCCTTACGATGCCCACGCGACGGGCATGAGCGGGGCCATCAGCTACCACCCTTACGGTAGCCCAGCCTACCCCTACCAGCTGAACGACCCCGCTTACCGAAAGAACGCCACGCGGGATGCCACGGCCACGCTGAAGGCCTGGCTGCAGGAACACCGCAAGAACCCCTACCCGACCAAGGGCGAGAAGATCATGCTGGCCATCATCACCAAGATGACCCTCACGCAGGTCTCCACCTGGTTCGCCAACGCCAGGAGGAGGCTCAAGAAGGAGAACAAGATGACCTGGGCGCCGCGCAACAAGAGCGAGGACGAGGACGAGGACCTCGACGCCGGCGGCGGGATCCGCAGCAAGGAAGAGGCGCCGTCGGACAAAGGCCGCGACAGCAACGAGACGTCGGCCGAGGATGAAG GGATCAGCTTGCAGGTGGACTCGCTCACCGACCACTCCTGCTCGGCCGAATCGGACGGCGAGAAGGCCCCTTGCGGCGCCGGGGACCCGCTCTGCGAGTCCGGCTCGGAGTGCAAGGACAAGTACGAGGAGATCGACGAGGACGAGGACGacgttgaggaggaggaggacgacgaggaggaggacgacgacgaggaggaggcggcggacaGGGGTCTTCCCGCCAAGCCCGTCACCTCCTCCCCTCTCACCGGGGTCGAAGCCCCTCTGCTGGGTCACCCGCATGCCGAGGACTCCGCGCGCAACGCCAACAAAGCCGCTTTGGACGCCCGTATGGCCCCGACAGCTGCTTCGCAAACCACGCTGGCGAGCAAGCCCAAGCTGTGGTCGCTGGCGGAAATCGCCACCTCGGACCTTAAGCACCCTCAGCACcctcagcaccaccaccaccaccctcaccaCCCGCACAACCTGGGCCAGAGCTGCCAGCCGTCGGTGCCGCCGTCTTCCACCCCGCACAACGCTGCCTACTCGCCCTCCTCTCTCCTGGGGAGGCATATTTATTACACGTCGCCTTTTTATAGCAACTACACAAACTATGGGAACTTCAACGCCCTCCAGGGTCAGGGCATCCTGAGGTACAACTCGGCGGCAGTGGCCTCCAGCGAGGGGCTAAGTCAGACGGTCTTAAGCAGCGGCGGTGGAGGCGGCAGCTCCGCGCACAAGCAGGGCTCGGAGAACTCTTTGAAAACCATCGCGAGCCACCTAGAACAACATTACAAGCCTTCCAATCCAGACTCCAAAAAAG ACCCCACTGAAGTGTGCACAGTAGGAATACAACCATACCTATAG
- the IRX2 gene encoding iroquois-class homeodomain protein IRX-2 isoform X1, whose protein sequence is MSYPQGYLYQPPGSLALYSCPAYGASALAAPRSEELARSSSGSAFSPYPGSAAFTAQAAATGFSSPLQYSTDPATGFPSYMGSPYDAHATGMSGAISYHPYGSPAYPYQLNDPAYRKNATRDATATLKAWLQEHRKNPYPTKGEKIMLAIITKMTLTQVSTWFANARRRLKKENKMTWAPRNKSEDEDEDLDAGGGIRSKEEAPSDKGRDSNETSAEDEGEGGTGWFRGAGRQIMGLHGALQPDPVQVYLGVQWGLLGGISLQVDSLTDHSCSAESDGEKAPCGAGDPLCESGSECKDKYEEIDEDEDDVEEEEDDEEEDDDEEEAADRGLPAKPVTSSPLTGVEAPLLGHPHAEDSARNANKAALDARMAPTAASQTTLASKPKLWSLAEIATSDLKHPQHPQHHHHHPHHPHNLGQSCQPSVPPSSTPHNAAYSPSSLLGRHIYYTSPFYSNYTNYGNFNALQGQGILRYNSAAVASSEGLSQTVLSSGGGGGSSAHKQGSENSLKTIASHLEQHYKPSNPDSKKDPTEVCTVGIQPYL, encoded by the exons ATGTCCTACCCTCAGGGCTACCTCTACCAGCCCCCGGGCTCGCTGGCGCTCTACTCGTGCCCGGCTTACGGGGCGTCGGCGCTGGCGGCGCCCCGGAGCGAAGAGCTGGCCAGGTCGTCTTCGGGCTCGGCGTTCAGCCCTTACCCCGGATCCGCCGCCTTCACCGCCCAAGCGGCAGCCACCGGCTTCAGCAGCCCGCTccagtactccacagacccggcCACGGGATTCCCCTCCTACATG GGCTCCCCTTACGATGCCCACGCGACGGGCATGAGCGGGGCCATCAGCTACCACCCTTACGGTAGCCCAGCCTACCCCTACCAGCTGAACGACCCCGCTTACCGAAAGAACGCCACGCGGGATGCCACGGCCACGCTGAAGGCCTGGCTGCAGGAACACCGCAAGAACCCCTACCCGACCAAGGGCGAGAAGATCATGCTGGCCATCATCACCAAGATGACCCTCACGCAGGTCTCCACCTGGTTCGCCAACGCCAGGAGGAGGCTCAAGAAGGAGAACAAGATGACCTGGGCGCCGCGCAACAAGAGCGAGGACGAGGACGAGGACCTCGACGCCGGCGGCGGGATCCGCAGCAAGGAAGAGGCGCCGTCGGACAAAGGCCGCGACAGCAACGAGACGTCGGCCGAGGATGAAGGTGAGGGAGGAACAGGCTGGTTTCGTGGGGCAGGGAGGCAGATCATGGGCCTGCATGGAGCCCTGCAGCCCGACCCTGTGCAGGTCTACCTcggagttcagtggggcttactcggag GGATCAGCTTGCAGGTGGACTCGCTCACCGACCACTCCTGCTCGGCCGAATCGGACGGCGAGAAGGCCCCTTGCGGCGCCGGGGACCCGCTCTGCGAGTCCGGCTCGGAGTGCAAGGACAAGTACGAGGAGATCGACGAGGACGAGGACGacgttgaggaggaggaggacgacgaggaggaggacgacgacgaggaggaggcggcggacaGGGGTCTTCCCGCCAAGCCCGTCACCTCCTCCCCTCTCACCGGGGTCGAAGCCCCTCTGCTGGGTCACCCGCATGCCGAGGACTCCGCGCGCAACGCCAACAAAGCCGCTTTGGACGCCCGTATGGCCCCGACAGCTGCTTCGCAAACCACGCTGGCGAGCAAGCCCAAGCTGTGGTCGCTGGCGGAAATCGCCACCTCGGACCTTAAGCACCCTCAGCACcctcagcaccaccaccaccaccctcaccaCCCGCACAACCTGGGCCAGAGCTGCCAGCCGTCGGTGCCGCCGTCTTCCACCCCGCACAACGCTGCCTACTCGCCCTCCTCTCTCCTGGGGAGGCATATTTATTACACGTCGCCTTTTTATAGCAACTACACAAACTATGGGAACTTCAACGCCCTCCAGGGTCAGGGCATCCTGAGGTACAACTCGGCGGCAGTGGCCTCCAGCGAGGGGCTAAGTCAGACGGTCTTAAGCAGCGGCGGTGGAGGCGGCAGCTCCGCGCACAAGCAGGGCTCGGAGAACTCTTTGAAAACCATCGCGAGCCACCTAGAACAACATTACAAGCCTTCCAATCCAGACTCCAAAAAAG ACCCCACTGAAGTGTGCACAGTAGGAATACAACCATACCTATAG